The Legionella spiritensis DNA segment CCAACGCCGTGAAATGGAAAGACAACTGGTCAGGCAAGCCACCCATGACTCTCTCACGGAATTGCCTAACCGCGTTCTATTAATGGACCGGGTCGAACAGGCTATTTTACAGGCCAGGAAAAAGAATGCGATTTTAGCCTTTCTTTTCCTGGATCTGGATCACTTTAAAATGACCAATGATACGTTGGGACATAGTATTGGTGATAAATTACTGCAAGCCGTTTCCAACCGCTTGCTGATTGCCACCAATGATTTTGATACGGTGGCCCGCCTGGGTGGTGATGAGTTTGTTATTCTGTTGCAAGACATTACTTCCGAGCATCAGGCTGAAAATATGGCTCAGGAATTGTTACATATGATTGAGAAGCCATTTCAGATCGATCAGCACAGTTTAAAGGTCACAGGTAGTATCGGGATTAGCTTTTATCCCAAAGACGGCTCGGATTATGAGTCACTCATGAAAAACGCCGATTTATCCATGTATCATGCCAAGGACAGCGGACGAAACAATTACCGTATCTTTGAACAGGAGATGAACAGGCGGATCATTAATCACATGCAACTGGATAATGCCTTGCGCGAGGCGTTGAAACGCAAGGAATTCCATCTGGTTTATCAACCCTTGATTGATTTACGCAAAAACGAAATTATCGGTGTTGAGGCATTGATTCGATGGGAAAGTCATTTACTTGGCAACGTGTCTCCTATCGAATTTATCAGTATGGCCGAAGAAAACGGTATGATTATTGATATTGGCAAGTGGGTTTTGGAAGAAGCCTGTATGCAAACTATAAAATGGCATAAGGAAGGCCTCAAGGATCTTTGTGTCGCGGTTAATATTTCAGGGCGGCAATTTCGCCAGAGCCGATTAACGGATGATATTGCCGATATTCTCAAGAAAACCGGCCTTGAACCTAAATACCTTGAGCTGGAACTGACCGAAAGCTTGCTTGTTGATGATATTGAGCGGGCGGTTGAAACGATGCACCAGCTAAAGGACATGGGAATAAAACTGGTCATCGACGATTTTGGAACCGGTTATTCCAGTCTGTCCTATCTTAAACAATTTCCGGTTGATAAACTTAAAATTGATCGCTCCTTCATTAGCGAGCTGGTTCATGAGGAAAATGACGCAGCCATTGCCAGAGCTATTATCAACCTCGGTCATAGCTTGAAAATTGAAGTGCTGGCTGAAGGTGTGGAAACCGAGCTGCAAAAGGAATTTATTGTGAAGCATGGTTGTGATTACGCGCAGGGTTATTATTTTAAACCGCCAAATAAAGCCCCCGTTCTGAAAGAATTTCTGACGAACTATCCTGATATTAAATAATTACGTCCGCAAACAGCTATGTGATTTGTCGATTTTTTTTGTGTTTTTTTGACAACTTCTACTCTTTGCCTACGTACCGCGACTTGTTCGCGGTATCCTGCGGGATAACGTTCACTCGGATAATCACCTGCTTTCCTGCTACAGTATGGAATCATGAAACCCGCAATACGGTCGCAGCCCTCCTTTCGGGCTACCGTTCTAACCTGATATTAAATAATTACGTCTGCAAACAGCTATGTGATTTGTCGATTTTTTTGTGTTTTTTTGACAACTTCTACTCTCTGCCTACGTACCGCGACTTGTTCGCGGTATCCTGCGGGATAACGTTTAATCGGATAATCACCTGCTTTCCTGCTACAGTATGGAATCATGAAACCCGCAATACGGCCACAGGCCTCCTTACGGGCTACCGTTCTATCCTGATATTAAATAATTACGTCT contains these protein-coding regions:
- a CDS encoding sensor domain-containing protein gives rise to the protein MSRQEIDYEKVASAAEDLKKRGEEPSLTSICEELGILSLSPQLSAYLEKWYHTQPEFQRTISAPLSENIQIKTSEVLEKNLELEKSLSLLRATLESTADGIMMVNGKGQVVDWNQKFVEMWRIPSYMLESGTESIGFEYILEQLSNPAAVVADVQYLYENPEWEGELPPLNFKDGRIFERFTQPQRVGNEIVGRVYSFRDITQKRMADDQLRVRERAIEASTHGVAIIDITKPNQPIIYVNKSFERITSYVEKQTIGQNLAHILGHKADQVNQKRLALAIRELREETVEIESYRRNGELFWCELSVAPVRDSFGKVKHFVCIINDITQRREMERQLVRQATHDSLTELPNRVLLMDRVEQAILQARKKNAILAFLFLDLDHFKMTNDTLGHSIGDKLLQAVSNRLLIATNDFDTVARLGGDEFVILLQDITSEHQAENMAQELLHMIEKPFQIDQHSLKVTGSIGISFYPKDGSDYESLMKNADLSMYHAKDSGRNNYRIFEQEMNRRIINHMQLDNALREALKRKEFHLVYQPLIDLRKNEIIGVEALIRWESHLLGNVSPIEFISMAEENGMIIDIGKWVLEEACMQTIKWHKEGLKDLCVAVNISGRQFRQSRLTDDIADILKKTGLEPKYLELELTESLLVDDIERAVETMHQLKDMGIKLVIDDFGTGYSSLSYLKQFPVDKLKIDRSFISELVHEENDAAIARAIINLGHSLKIEVLAEGVETELQKEFIVKHGCDYAQGYYFKPPNKAPVLKEFLTNYPDIK